From the genome of Geminicoccaceae bacterium:
GCCCGGCCATCGCCATCAACAGCATGGTGTTCAACGCCGCGCGTTTCGTCGGCCCCGCCGTCGCCGGCTTTCTCATCGCCAGCTTCGGCACGGCCTGGACATTCCTTGTCAACGCCCTGACCTTTCTCCCCTTCCTGTGGGCCCTTTCGACGCTGGTTCCGACAGAAAGGCAACAACCGCTGGCGCGGGGCCGGTTTCTCACGCAGATCGTGGACGGTCTTCGCTACGTGCTGGATGCCCCCGCCCTCCGCGTCCTGTTCCTGCTGGTGATTGCCGGCGCGCTGCTGGTCCGTCCCCTGGGCGAACTGCTGCCGGCACTGGCCGACGGTGTCTTCGGCCGCGGTGCATCGGGTCTGGCCATGCTGAGCGCGTCCCTGGGACTGGGCGCAATCGTCGGTGGACTGATCGTCGCGTCGCGCGATGGCGGCCCTTCCGTCATGGCCCTGGCCTGGTGGCTCGCCGCCGGTGCGGTCTCGGTGCTGGCCGTGGCTTCCGCGCCGTCATTCGCGGTGACGATGGTGCTGGTCGGCCTGACCGGGATCTGCCTTGTCGGTTCGGGCGTCATGGCGCAAACCATGATGCAGATGCAGGTCGCGAGCGAGCTGCGCGGGCGGGTGATGAGTCTCTTCGGCCTGACGATGCGGGCAGCGCCCGCGCTGGGTGCCCTCGCACTGGGAAGCATTGCCGACGGTCTCGGCATCCGCATGACGCTCATCCTCGCCAACATCACCTTTCTGGCCATGCTCGCCCTTGCCGGAATACGGTGGTGGCGGAGCCGGATTGGGCGTTGACAGGACAGGCCCCTGCGACTAGAGATGCGCACCGCTGACGGGTGCCTGACGGTGCCCGCAAATTTTTTGTCGGTCCTGGGTTCGACGAATAGTGGGAACCACAGGCCACTGGACGAGCCCGGGAAAACCATGAAGACATATAGCGCCAAGCCCGGCGACATCGAGCGGGAATGGTTCGTGATCGACGCCGAAGGCCTTGTCCTCGGGCGTCTGGCTTCGATCGTCGCCAACCGTCTGCGCGGCAAGCACAAGGCCATGTACACCCCGCACATGGATTGCGGTGACCACATCGTCATCATCAATGCCGAAAAGATCGCCCTGACCGGCAAGAAGCTGGCCGACAAGACCTATTACCGGCACACCGGCTATCCGGGCGGCATCAAGGAATCGACGGCTGGCAAGATGCTGGCTGGCAAGCGTCCGGAGCAGGTCATCCAGCTCGCGGTCCAGCGCATGGTCCCGCGCGGGCCGCTGGGCAGTCAGGTGATGCGCAAGCTTCATGTCTACGCGGGCGGCGAGCACCCCCATCAGGCGCAGACGCCGAAGGAGCTCGATATCGCCGCAATGAACTCCAAGAACAGCAAGCTGGAGGCCGTCCATGGCTGAAACCGAATCGGCCTTCGCGAAACTCGCCCAGCTCAACGAGGGCGGCGTGGCGCAGGATCAGGCTGCCATTGCCGAACCCAAGATCGACAGTCTTGGCCGGTCCTACGCCACCGGTCGCCGCAAGGAGTCGGTGGCTCGTGTCTGGGTAAAGCCGGGCAGCGGCAGATTCACGGTGAATGGTCGCGAGATGCCGGCCTATTTCGCCCGTCCGACGCTGCAGATGATCATTGCCCAACCCTGCGAGACGATCAGCCGTGTTGGCCAGTACGACATTATCTGCACAGTCACGGGTGGTGGATTGTCCGGACAGGCCGGTGCGGTTCGCCATGGCCTCAGCCGTGCGCTCACCATGCAGGATCCATCCTTGCGCCCTGCCCTCAAGGCTCAGGGGTTCCTGACCCGAGACGACCGTCAGGTCGAGCGCAAGAAGTATGGCCGTCGCAAGGCTCGCCGCAGCTTCCAGTTCTCGAAGCGTTAAGGTTGTTTCACGCATTTTTGAACTGGTTTGGTGTGCAAAGGCAGGTAGGGCTCCAATAAAAGGATTCGAGTCTTATATAACTGAAATTTATCGGGTTCTCGCAATCCGGAAATGAATGAAAGGCCGTTGTGAAAATTCACGACGGCCTTTTTACTATTTGATCAAATCATATTGAGATTTCCGAACACACTGCTATAAAACTAGAAAGTTTATAACAATGAACATCCCTCAACCACGTCGGGTCGAGTCGTATGATTTCGTGTGCGCGATGGCATCGTCTATCGTTGCTGGTGGTATTCCTTTTATGGGCAGCGCCGATTTCGGCCACTGCGCAGGAGACGGCGAAAGTTGACCCGTCATTGTGGCTCTATGAGGTAAAGCCTGGCGACAATATCTGGACGATCAGCCGGCGGTTGCTTGTCGACTGGCATCGTTGGCCGGATGTCCAGGAGCGCAATCATATCACTCAACCAAGAGCCATACCGCCGGGTACCGTCATTGGTATTCCGCGCGACTGGCTTCGTCGCCGCCCCGGGCCGGCGACGATTTCGGCACTGTCAGGCACGGCATTCGCCGATGGTCCCGAGGGTCGGCACCCGCTCGAAGCCGGAGCCTCGGTGGATGCGGGGGAGATGATCGAGACCGGAGACCAGAGCTCGGTACAACTGACCTTCGTCGACGGTTCGACCGTGTCCATCTACGAAAAATCCCGTGTCGTGCTGCAAAAGCTGGATACGTTCGAGGGCACCCGTTCCGCCGACGTGCTGATACGGCTCGAAAGCGGCCGGCTGGATGCGAAGGTGGTGAAGGAACA
Proteins encoded in this window:
- a CDS encoding MFS transporter; this translates as MTAAGNLRALRATLAEPIYGRYVAGNSISLVGNWIQRTATAWIAWDLSQSAALLGLVAFCELFPALIVGPVGGVLADRHDRRKLIMRFQVAMFGVALALWLAEASGHLDTGWLLALVLLQGTLVGLNQPARLSIIPALVTHAHLGPAIAINSMVFNAARFVGPAVAGFLIASFGTAWTFLVNALTFLPFLWALSTLVPTERQQPLARGRFLTQIVDGLRYVLDAPALRVLFLLVIAGALLVRPLGELLPALADGVFGRGASGLAMLSASLGLGAIVGGLIVASRDGGPSVMALAWWLAAGAVSVLAVASAPSFAVTMVLVGLTGICLVGSGVMAQTMMQMQVASELRGRVMSLFGLTMRAAPALGALALGSIADGLGIRMTLILANITFLAMLALAGIRWWRSRIGR
- the rplM gene encoding 50S ribosomal protein L13 codes for the protein MKTYSAKPGDIEREWFVIDAEGLVLGRLASIVANRLRGKHKAMYTPHMDCGDHIVIINAEKIALTGKKLADKTYYRHTGYPGGIKESTAGKMLAGKRPEQVIQLAVQRMVPRGPLGSQVMRKLHVYAGGEHPHQAQTPKELDIAAMNSKNSKLEAVHG
- the rpsI gene encoding 30S ribosomal protein S9; amino-acid sequence: MAETESAFAKLAQLNEGGVAQDQAAIAEPKIDSLGRSYATGRRKESVARVWVKPGSGRFTVNGREMPAYFARPTLQMIIAQPCETISRVGQYDIICTVTGGGLSGQAGAVRHGLSRALTMQDPSLRPALKAQGFLTRDDRQVERKKYGRRKARRSFQFSKR